From Chiloscyllium plagiosum isolate BGI_BamShark_2017 chromosome 38, ASM401019v2, whole genome shotgun sequence, a single genomic window includes:
- the LOC122541714 gene encoding neurogenin-3-like codes for MSPKTRCSLVLFSSDAEQYYTLSDDESSSFHSPGTIVSPEQLSSQFGSGDEVGDSVSHRGALGTTTVRRKKPKSRARVKSEAAASKQRRSRRIKANDRERNRMHHLNDALDALRAVLPSFPDDAKLTKIETLRFAHNYIWALTETLRLAEQGRGQCASGIAASELGSPQSLYSPSSHDCDSPQSPQRGLMCRLLESSAPFSDFI; via the coding sequence ATGTCTCCCAAGACTCGCTGTTCCCTTGTGTTATTCAGCAGCGATGCAGAGCAGTATTACACGCTGTCAGATGATGAGAGCAGCTCCTTCCATTCTCCAGGGACCATTGTGAGTCCGGAGCAGTTGAGCAGCCAGTTTGGTTctggggatgaggtgggggattCAGTCTCCCACAGAGGTGCCCTGGGCACCACCACAGTCCGAAGAAAAAAACCCAAGAGCCGGGCCAGGGTTAAAAGTGAAGCAGCAGCCAGCAAGCAGAGGAGAAGCAGACGGATAAAGGCAAATGATCGTGAGAGGAACCGTATGCACCACCTGAATGATGCTCTGGATGCTCTGCGGGCAGTGCTGCCCAGTTTCCCAGATGATGCCAAGTTGACCAAGATTGAGACGCTGCGCTTTGCCCACAATTACATCTGGGCACTGACAGAAACGCTACGGCTGGCAGAACAGGGGCGTGGGCAATGTGCCAGTGGGATAGCTGCGTCAGAGCTGGGCAGCCCCCAGAGCCTCTActcaccctcatcccatgactgTGATTCCCCACAATCCCCCCAGAGAGGGCTTATGTGCCGCCTGCTGGAGTCCAGTGCCCCCTTCAGTGACTTCATCTGA